A genomic segment from Candidatus Korarchaeum cryptofilum OPF8 encodes:
- a CDS encoding PLP-dependent cysteine synthase family protein gives MPEIWECVGNTPIVDVDGISFKLEYLNPGGSHKDRMAVSMLLDLIDRKGRGGAIVEATSGCTGVSLSLHGRAMGFDVYITVKEESSPVKVALMRSLGAKVYTCPNVPPEDPRSIKSVAERIAEEKGATFLMQDSNPANPRGQERMGEEILESLRRVDVFVMGVGTGGTITGVGKLLKKEFGTKIIAVTSKGSELARKFGLSSKFEGEVEGYDSYHIPDNLDLSLVDEVYEVSRAEAIEWASELLKKGIMGGMSTGAHYLASLYAKKKYGGTVVTVAADSVLFHPPILNASSGVAAYKLPF, from the coding sequence ATGCCCGAGATCTGGGAATGCGTTGGGAACACTCCTATAGTCGATGTAGACGGTATCTCATTCAAGCTAGAGTACCTGAATCCCGGAGGCAGCCATAAAGATAGGATGGCAGTTTCGATGCTCCTAGATCTAATAGATAGGAAGGGCAGGGGTGGAGCTATAGTCGAAGCCACGAGCGGGTGCACTGGAGTTTCACTCTCCCTACACGGCAGAGCGATGGGTTTCGATGTCTATATAACAGTTAAGGAGGAATCGAGCCCCGTCAAGGTCGCCCTGATGAGGAGCTTAGGCGCTAAAGTTTACACATGCCCCAACGTCCCCCCTGAGGATCCCAGGAGCATAAAATCCGTAGCTGAGAGGATAGCTGAGGAGAAGGGAGCCACATTCTTGATGCAGGACTCGAATCCAGCTAACCCTAGGGGACAGGAGAGGATGGGAGAGGAGATATTGGAGAGTTTAAGGAGAGTGGATGTTTTCGTGATGGGAGTAGGGACTGGAGGTACGATAACAGGTGTTGGGAAACTTCTTAAGAAGGAATTCGGGACCAAAATAATAGCAGTTACCTCTAAAGGCTCAGAACTAGCTAGGAAATTCGGCCTCTCTAGTAAGTTCGAGGGGGAGGTAGAAGGTTACGATAGTTATCATATCCCCGATAATCTCGACCTCAGCTTAGTGGATGAAGTCTATGAGGTCAGCAGAGCTGAAGCGATTGAGTGGGCCTCTGAGCTCCTGAAGAAAGGGATTATGGGAGGTATGTCGACGGGTGCTCACTATCTAGCTAGCTTATATGCCAAGAAAAAGTACGGAGGGACTGTAGTCACTGTGGCTGCCGATAGTGTTCTCTTCCATCCTCCCATACTGAATGCTTCGAGCGGGGTCGCAGCTTATAAGCTCCCATTTTAA
- a CDS encoding ABC transporter permease: MDLRTYIIRRLALMIFVLFGIIVITFVVSHVIPADPIGAILGPQASPELVEKIRREWGFDKPLHEQFFDYIYKVVRGDLGRSIKTNKPVMEDLLYFFPATIELATAAIIVAIAIGIPLGIISAVKKDKWPDHISRIFALMGVSMPVFWLGLILLFVLYYKLGIFPGPGRLDPGIPEPPRITGLLTIDSLITGNFEAFINALWHLALPSFVLGYYASASIARITRTALLEVLTQDFIKAARSKGLAERIVLFRHALRNALIPTTTVIGMAYGSLLEGAILTETIFAWPGLGRYSTGAFLSVDFMAVMGSTLLIAIVYSLANLIVDILYAFLDPRIRYA, from the coding sequence ATGGATCTCAGGACTTATATTATAAGGAGATTAGCCTTAATGATTTTTGTCCTATTTGGAATTATAGTGATAACATTTGTAGTATCTCATGTGATCCCGGCGGATCCGATCGGAGCTATACTGGGCCCTCAGGCTTCCCCGGAGCTCGTGGAGAAGATAAGGAGGGAGTGGGGATTCGATAAACCCTTACATGAGCAGTTCTTCGACTATATATACAAAGTGGTCAGGGGGGATCTGGGGAGATCGATAAAGACGAACAAGCCGGTGATGGAAGACCTCCTCTACTTCTTCCCAGCTACGATAGAGCTCGCCACCGCAGCTATAATAGTGGCTATAGCTATAGGGATTCCCTTGGGAATAATATCAGCTGTTAAGAAGGACAAGTGGCCCGATCATATTTCTAGGATATTCGCGCTCATGGGCGTGAGCATGCCCGTCTTCTGGCTGGGTCTGATACTCCTGTTCGTCCTCTATTATAAGTTAGGCATATTCCCGGGGCCCGGGAGGCTCGATCCAGGGATACCCGAGCCCCCCAGGATAACGGGCCTCTTGACAATAGATAGCTTGATAACTGGGAATTTCGAGGCATTCATTAATGCTCTATGGCACCTAGCATTACCATCATTCGTTTTGGGATACTACGCTTCAGCTTCGATAGCGAGGATAACGAGGACCGCCCTCCTGGAAGTGCTGACGCAGGATTTCATAAAGGCCGCTAGGAGTAAAGGGCTAGCTGAGAGGATAGTCCTATTCAGGCACGCATTGAGGAATGCCCTCATCCCAACGACCACAGTGATAGGTATGGCCTATGGTAGCCTATTGGAAGGTGCTATTTTGACGGAAACTATATTTGCATGGCCTGGATTGGGAAGATATTCCACAGGAGCCTTCCTATCTGTGGATTTCATGGCAGTTATGGGATCGACTCTATTAATAGCAATAGTTTACTCGCTAGCCAATCTGATAGTTGATATCCTCTACGCCTTCCTAGATCCTAGGATAAGATATGCGTGA
- a CDS encoding ABC transporter substrate-binding protein yields the protein MNARDLALVILLFIVGAVIGYFAAGPGKVTTVTTTVTTTVVQTVTPTVTPTTTTAAMKTPADTLIIAMDTSDAVSLDPARAYEFTSCFVTNQLYDKLVDFELPDLINAKPEVAERWEVSPDGMTWTFYIRKGIKFASGNPLTADDVVYSLQRVVKLKQTAYSVLEPFLKTPDQIEKIDDYTVRIKLNKTVAPSFFLSVLTFTTSSIVDKKVVEAHEKNGDMGSAWLDDHSAGSGPFVLEKWDRESQFILRANPYYWKPGQPHVKTIIIKHVAEPTDQLLLIQKGDVDVATDLTPDQIKQIEGQPGIQIVRAERLHNVYIGMNVAVKPLDKEEVRDAIRYCIDYDGIVNGILKGAAIKWQTVIPKGLLGANPKTPYYKDVNKAKELLAKAGYPNGFTIELTTPPTYPQIDIATKIQADLAECGITVKIVQMTQSMMYEKYRKQGLQMVLAGWGSDYPDPDSNAMAFANYRIKQLAWRNSWYDDYAADLAEKASVEMDTKKREQMYLNLTDYILDHGPYVMLYQTVAQQAVRDYVKNWLPDPTFYYLDLSKVSKG from the coding sequence ATGAATGCCCGTGATCTAGCCTTAGTTATACTCCTCTTCATAGTGGGTGCTGTCATCGGTTATTTCGCCGCGGGCCCCGGCAAGGTGACTACTGTCACGACTACTGTGACCACGACAGTGGTTCAGACAGTTACACCGACTGTAACACCGACCACTACGACTGCTGCCATGAAGACTCCCGCTGATACTCTGATAATCGCCATGGATACATCCGATGCTGTTTCACTCGATCCCGCGAGAGCTTATGAATTCACGTCTTGCTTCGTCACGAACCAGCTATACGATAAACTCGTTGACTTCGAGCTCCCCGATCTGATAAATGCGAAGCCAGAAGTCGCTGAGAGATGGGAGGTAAGTCCCGATGGGATGACTTGGACGTTTTACATAAGGAAGGGCATCAAGTTCGCCAGCGGAAACCCGCTAACAGCTGATGACGTCGTTTATTCCCTTCAGAGGGTAGTTAAGTTGAAGCAAACGGCTTACTCAGTGCTTGAGCCATTCCTGAAGACCCCGGATCAGATAGAGAAGATCGATGATTATACTGTCAGGATAAAGCTCAATAAGACTGTTGCTCCCAGCTTCTTCCTCAGTGTCTTGACCTTCACGACATCGAGCATCGTGGATAAGAAAGTTGTAGAGGCCCACGAGAAGAATGGAGATATGGGAAGCGCTTGGTTGGACGATCACAGCGCTGGAAGCGGTCCCTTCGTGCTGGAGAAATGGGATAGGGAGTCCCAGTTCATCCTTAGGGCCAACCCATACTATTGGAAGCCTGGACAGCCCCACGTCAAGACTATCATAATAAAGCATGTCGCTGAGCCTACGGATCAGCTCCTACTCATACAGAAAGGGGATGTAGATGTTGCAACTGACTTAACCCCAGATCAGATAAAGCAGATCGAGGGGCAGCCCGGGATTCAGATCGTTAGGGCTGAGAGGTTGCATAACGTCTACATAGGGATGAACGTAGCCGTGAAACCCTTGGATAAGGAGGAGGTGAGGGATGCTATAAGGTACTGCATAGATTACGATGGTATAGTGAATGGGATATTGAAGGGAGCCGCTATAAAGTGGCAGACAGTGATTCCGAAGGGGTTGCTAGGTGCCAACCCGAAGACTCCCTACTATAAGGATGTTAATAAAGCGAAGGAGCTACTAGCTAAAGCCGGTTATCCGAACGGCTTCACGATAGAGTTGACGACACCGCCGACTTATCCGCAGATAGATATAGCGACTAAGATACAGGCCGATCTGGCTGAGTGCGGTATCACGGTGAAAATAGTTCAGATGACGCAATCTATGATGTATGAGAAGTACAGGAAGCAGGGACTTCAGATGGTCTTAGCAGGATGGGGCTCAGATTATCCTGACCCGGACAGCAATGCTATGGCCTTCGCCAACTATAGGATAAAGCAGTTAGCTTGGAGGAACAGCTGGTATGATGACTACGCGGCAGACTTGGCTGAGAAGGCTAGCGTGGAGATGGATACTAAGAAGAGGGAACAGATGTACCTCAATCTAACGGATTATATACTGGATCATGGTCCTTACGTCATGCTCTATCAGACAGTCGCTCAGCAGGCTGTTAGGGATTATGTGAAGAACTGGCTGCCCGATCCCACGTTCTACTACTTGGATCTCTCCAAGGTCAGTAAGGGATAA